In Gossypium arboreum isolate Shixiya-1 chromosome 5, ASM2569848v2, whole genome shotgun sequence, a single genomic region encodes these proteins:
- the LOC108474223 gene encoding reticulon-like protein B21: MDLSFRRGEAKGSVVAGSVWETRMKSDEVKDGIKVFNAGTITEENSNGVGGTKRLSLKKGQPVVGGVGKRKTWKNESFEGLEKNPIQIAKGNAEEQCKELSVSVGGISKRSHQIRVAKGRSLEHCKDLSLSVDGIKSPVQAKKGRSEGMRELSKSVDGIERSPIHMKKPRSEVPKRSKDVNEGGERMEGNSVQLRKSKSEQSAGNGNGNEANQKILVLDDQNKGNNVPIDEDEEKNGSESEEKCKEFGVCQETSISSNGDIVDDGDGDGVEDDEEFSEEEEEEEEIEEVENEKKSFDIKEMTIPEKKLADERKKLPEEKPGKAEVNKLQEDKPNKVVNEVKKISQFHNKTSPFSSTLNKQLPPVVKRAASVYTTPTKPTISDDYHYQRFPQSQNKLQNLVDLVMWRDVSKSALVFGMGTFIIISSSYTQDLNISFISAVSYVCLVYLAAIFLYRSIICRGVMDVDELSYVVGEEEAFWLLKLVLPYLNEFLIKLKALFSGDPATTMKLAVLLLVLARCGSSITIWKMTKLGFFGVFIVPKVCSAYSHQLTAYGKFWIRRFRDAWESCTHKNAVAMAIFTLVWNQCSFVGRVWAAFMLFVALRYYQQKMVTDEWVEDEDGPSCQQTCEGPIGKQTHGLAP, encoded by the exons ATGGATTTGAGTTTCAGAAGAGGTGAAGCTAAGGGCAGTGTTGTTGCAGGCTCTGTCTGGGAAACTAGAATGAAGAGTGATGAAGTTAAAGATGGAATTAAGGTTTTCAATGCTGGCACCATTACTGAAGAAAACAGTAATGGTGTTGGTGGTACTAAAAGATTGAGCTTGAAGAAAGGCCAACCTGTTGTCGGCGGTGTCGGGAagagaaaaacttggaaaaatgAGAGTTTTGAAGGGTTAGAGAAGAACCCAATTCAGATTGCTAAAGGCAACGCCGAGGAACAATGCAAGGAGTTGAGTGTGTCTGTTGGTGGAATTAGTAAGAGAAGCCACCAAATTCGGGTGGCTAAAGGAAGATCCTTGGAGCATTGCAAAGACTTGAGCTTGTCTGTTGATGGAATCAAGAGTCCAGTACAGGCCAAGAAAGGAAGATCTGAAGGAATGAGGGAGCTCAGTAAGTCAGTTGATGGAATTGAGAGAAGCCCAATTCATATGAAGAAGCCAAGATCTGAAGTTCCCAAAAGGAGTAAAGATGTTAATGAAGGTGGTGAGAGAATGGAGGGGAATTCAGTTCAATTAAGGAAGTCCAAATCAGAGCAGTCTGCAggtaatggaaatggaaatgaagcgaatcaaaaaattttggttttggatgATCAAAACAAGGGAAATAATGTTCCCATTGATGAAGATGAGGAGAAGAATGGATCTGAGTCTGAGGAGAAGTGTAAAGAGTTTGGTGTGTGCCAAGAAACGTCCATTTCAAGCAATGGAGATATAGTTGATGATGGTGATGGTGATGGTgttgaagatgatgaagaattttctgaagaagaagaagaggaggagGAAATTGAGGAGGTTGAGAATGAAAAGAAGAGTTTTGACATCAAGGAAATGACTATACCAGAAAAGAAGCTTGCTGATGAAAGGAAGAAATTACCAGAAGAAAAACCTGGCAAAGCTGAAGTGAACAAGTTACAAGAAGATAAGCCTAACAAAGTCGTTAATGAAGTGAAGAAAATTAGCCAATTCCATAATAAAACCTCACCATTTTCTTCAACCCTGAATAAACAGCTTCCACCAGTTGTAAAACGTGCTGCTTCAGTTTACACAACTCCTACAAAACCTACAATCTCAGATGATTATCATTACCAGAGATTCCCACAATCTCAGAACAAATTGCAGAATCTAG TTGATTTAGTAATGTGGAGAGATGTATCGAAATCAGCACTGGTGTTTGGGATGGGAACATTCATCATTATCTCATCCTCTTACACCCAAGACCTCAACATCAG CTTTATTTCTGCAGTGTCCTATGTGTGTCTTGTCTACCTTGCCGCCATATTCCTCTACAGATCAATAATCTGCAG GGGAGTTATGGACGTAGATGAATTAAGCTATGTAGTTGGAGAAGAAGAAGCATTTTGGTTACTTAAATTGGTTCTTCCTTACTTGAATGAGTTCCTAATAAAACTCAAGGCACTTTTTTCTGGTGATCCTGCAACAACAATGAAG CTGGCAGTACTACTGTTAGTTTTGGCCAGGTGTGGCAGCTCTATAACCATctggaaaatgactaaattgg GTTTTTTTGGCGTTTTCATTGTCCCAAAAGTCTGCTCTGCTTATTCACACCAGTTAACTGCGTACG GAAAATTTTGGATTCGACGGTTTCGAGATGCATGGGAATCGTGCACCCATAAAAATGCCGTGGCAATGGCCATCTTCACACTGGTTTGGAACCAATGTTCCTTTGTAGGAAGAGTTTGGGCag CGTTCATGCTATTTGTGGCACTGCGATATTATCAGCAAAAAATGGTGACAGATGAATGGGTGGAGGATGAAGACGGGCCTAGTTGTCAACAAACATGTGAAGGACCCATTGGAAAACAAACACATGGGCTTGCTCCATGA
- the LOC108473368 gene encoding BTB/POZ domain-containing protein At2g24240 — protein MGVQKDVVKFNVGGRIFQTTATTLANAGRDSFFGALFDDNWDLQQPPNNRQEFFIDRNPDCFAVLLDLLRTGDLYIPSNVPERLLYREAMFYGLIDHVRSAKWGPFDGNRLKLSRSVTGRAPGDGTAIRAGPVGGCCVAHGSMVHVFDWMLEEHPPINLDYQRVNDIGWVNSEHVLISACERLGKGDGGMGLFSSSTGDLRYKFNVVHDNQIKSYTAGALSFSPDYKIFASCKGRSNEYGIGVWDQVTGKQMDFFYESPGWSLGDADKLQWLNESNCLLVATLFPRKDNCYISLLDFREKRMVWSWSDIGAPFTVDEKRVRDAIAMEECNSVCVVNEYDDLGFIDLRINGGSVRWSSRSRLLKGKMPDEPCYPKLALHNGQLFSSMNDSISVFCGPDWVLTSRLRRCYGGSICDFSIGGDRLFALHSEENVFDVWETPPPPVI, from the coding sequence ATGGGAGTCCAAAAAGATGTAGTGAAATTCAACGTAGGGGGCAGAATCTTTCAAACGACGGCGACAACCCTCGCAAACGCAGGCAGGGATTCTTTTTTCGGTGCATTGTTTGACGACAATTGGGACTTACAACAACCACCAAACAACCGCCAAGAATTCTTTATCGACAGAAACCCCGACTGTTTCGCTGTCCTCCTCGATCTCCTCCGAACAGGCGATCTCTACATTCCTTCCAATGTCCCAGAAAGGCTTCTTTACAGAGAAGCCATGTTTTACGGCTTAATTGACCATGTCCGTTCGGCCAAATGGGGTCCATTTGATGGTAACAGGTTAAAGCTATCCAGGTCAGTAACGGGACGAGCTCCAGGGGATGGAACTGCCATCCGAGCTGGTCCAGTTGGCGGCTGCTGCGTAGCTCATGGCAGCATGGTTCATGTCTTTGATTGGATGTTAGAGGAACACCCGCCAATCAATCTTGACTACCAGAGGGTTAACGACATAGGTTGGGTCAACTCGGAGCATGTTTTGATAAGTGCTTGCGAAAGGTTAGGGAAAGGAGATGGTGGGATGGGCTTGTTCAGTTCATCAACTGGAGATTTGAGATACAAGTTCAACGTTGTTCATGATAATCAAATTAAGAGTTACACCGCTGGGGCTTTGAGTTTCAGTCCAGAttataagatttttgcaagttgTAAAGGAAGAAGCAATGAATACGGGATTGGGGTTTGGGACCAAGTTACGGGTAAACAAATGGATTTCTTTTATGAGAGTCCTGGCTGGTCCCTTGGTGATGCTGATAAGCTCCAATGGTTGAATGAGAGCAACTGTTTATTAGTTGCCACGTTGTTTCCCAGGAAAGATAACTGTTACATCAGTTTACTTGATTTTAGGGAGAAGAGAATGGTTTGGTCTTGGTCTGATATTGGTGCTCCATTTACTGTTGATGAGAAGAGAGTGAGAGATGCTATTGCAATGGAGGAATGTAATTCTGTCTGTGTAGTGAATGAGTATGATGATTTGGGGTTCATAGATTTAAGAATCAATGGAGGAAGTGTGAGATGGAGTTCCAGAAGTAGGTTGCTCAAGGGGAAAATGCCTGATGAGCCTTGCTACCCCAAATTGGCATTGCATAATGGGCAGTTGTTTTCATCAATGAATGACTCCATCTCAGTGTTCTGTGGTCCTGATTGGGTTCTAACATCAAGGCTTCGAAGATGTTACGGAGGTTCCATCTGTGATTTCTCCATCGGGGGTGATCGTCTGTTCGCGCTTCATAGCGAGGAAAATGTGTTTGATGTATGGGAAACTCCACCGCCACCGGTTATATGA
- the LOC108473369 gene encoding ubiquitin carboxyl-terminal hydrolase 23 isoform X1 has product MEATVISCSELRIEAETEECSDLGNFSSASGSTSVGLSKRRIVFHPARKPLNGFNGCADEDFKIETLNPGTDPKRVNGVRPAQVGATGWKVDASDIWENGLDPVLSLRTTFRKIGAGLENLGNTCFLNSVLQCLTYTEPLVAYLQSGKHQNSCHIAGFCALCAIQKHVSRALKSTGRILAPNDLVSNLRCISRNFRNSRQEDAHEYMVNLLESMHKCCLPSGVPSESPRAYEKSLVHKIFGGRLRSQVKCLQCSYCSNTFDPFLDLSLEIVKADSLLKALKNFTTAELLDGGERQYQCQRCKQKVRAIKQLTVYNAPHVLTIHLKRFQAHNLGQKIERKVEFGPTIDMKPFVSGSNEGYLKYTLYGVLVHRGWSTHSGHYYCFVRTSSGMWYTLDDNRVFQVSEKTVLEQKAYMLFYVRDRRNTAPKNSVDILQRDNVKASVDGKSIFNQNPGEHVQTGPIQNKLSAAVPQKDIINGGLSKETIMKEVPSQQNNVQLMEEGLVLKKEAILPSFNVPLLKDSSKASVSNLIHGENLQPSAGSVVGNVASSNIENPTVSTGAKDSNESGNCKREFGVPVMVPPNCGGLLKSCTDKIVAKETLQKINLASNIKVSNTVTLDDSIDKAVKQAPSEASKNVHAIRSPNKPHCDSNKIGDVSYHSSRDKSLNEKGDDNSQKTISRSPSSMPNGSLETEDPEYAPCRKSKKKHLKRKPNNMPLGLKSKFFIASLLMHGKKKRKRSKEKDCCSLDLGPSTCEKFSTITLGSVHGRKRTADDSTQKNGDNSASSLMNTVDVASKERICENGTVLATDQHVGSSSGSVSEANRHNSRETDSLKHSKTGASAHRHVLTQCIGEAVVPRWDDIGLTSPMQTAESNGIDGLEIGYVPDEWDEEYDRGKRKKIRQNKHQFGGPNPFQQIATKKTQLKKAKLDRSSSGNRPFRI; this is encoded by the exons ATGGAAGCAACGGTAATTAGTTGCTCGGAATTGAGAATCGAAGCTGAGACTGAGGAGTGTTCGGATCTTGGGAACTTTTCATCGGCTTCAGGTTCTACTAGTGTTGGCCTGTCTAAGAGAAGGATCGTATTCCATCCAGCGAGGAAGCCCCTTAATGGGTTTAATGGTTGTGCGGATGAGGATTTTAAAATCGAGACTCTAAACCCTGGGACGGATCCGAAGCGGGTAAATGGGGTGCGGCCGGCTCAAGTGGGTGCTACAGGATGGAAGGTTGACGCATCTGATATTTGGGAGAACGGGTTGGATCCAGTTCTCAGTTTGAGGACTACTTTTCGCAAAATT GGTGCTGGTTTGGAGAATCTTGGGAACACTTGTTTTCTTAATTCAGTATTGCAATGCCTGACGTACACAGAGCCTTTAGTAGCTTACCTACAAAGTGGCAAGCATCAAAATTCTT GCCACATTGCTGGATTTTGTGCCTTATGTGCTATTCAGAAACATGTTAGCCGTGCTCTAAAATCAACTGGGAGGATATTGGCGCCAAATGATCTTGTCTCAAACCTGCGAT GCATATCTAGAAACTTCCGAAATTCTAGACAGGAAGATGCACATGAGTACATGGTAAACCTGCTGGAATCGATGCACAAGTGCTGCTTACCTTCAGGAGTACCAAGTGAATCTCCTAGGGCTTATGAGAAGAGTTTGGTGCACAAGATCTTTGGTGGTCGCCTTCGTAGTCAG GTGAAATGCTTGCAATGTTCTTACTGCTCCAACACATTTGATCCCTTCCTTGATTTAAGTCTTGAAATAGTTAAGGCAGATTCCTTGCTTAAAGCACTTAAAAACTTCACTACTGCGGAGCTCTTAGATGGAGGGGAGAGGCAATATCAATGCCAGCGCTGCAAGCAGAAAGTTAGGGCTATCAAACAGCTCACAGTTTACAATGCACCGCATGTACTTACAATCCATCTAAAGAGATTTCAAGCACATAATTTGGGGCAAAAGATTGAGAGGAAAGTTGAATTTGGTCCTACCATAGACATGAAGCCTTTTGTCAGTGGTTCCAAT GAAGGATATTTGAAGTACACTCTTTATGGCGTTCTGGTTCATCGTGGATGGAGCACACATTCTGGCCACTATTACTGTTTTGTCCGCACATCAAGTGGCATGTGGTACACCCTTGATGACAACAGG GTTTTCCAGGTCAGTGAGAAGACTGTTTTGGAGCAGAAGGCTTACATGTTGTTTTACGTCCGTGACAGAAGAAATACGGCTCCAAAAAATTCTGTTGATATTCTTCAGAGAGATAATGTAAAAGCAAGTGTGGATGGGAAGTCTATTTTTAATCAGAATCCTGGGGAACATGTGCAAACTGGTCCAATTCAGAACAAGTTATCTGCTGCTGTGCCTCAGAAGGATATCATTAATGGTGGCTTATCAAAGGAGACAATCATGAAGGAAGTGCCATCTCAGCAAAACAATGTGCAACTAATGGAAGAAGGGTTAGTGCTGAAAAAGGAGGCCATTTTGCCCTCTTTCAATGTGCCATTATTGAAGGACTCATCAAAAGCATCTGTTTCAAACCTGATTCATGGTGAAAACTTGCAACCATCAGCAGGTTCTGTGGTTGGCAATGTTGCGAGTTCTAATATTGAAAACCCAACTGTTAGTACTGGTGCCAAAGATAGTAATGAGAGTGGAAACTGCAAAAGGGAATTTGGAGTCCCAGTGATGGTACCACCGAATTGTGGTGGTCTTCTGAAGTCATGCACTGATAAGATTGTAGCTAAAGAGACATTGCAGAAG ATTAATCTTGCTTCAAACATTAAGGTTTCAAACACTGTCACATTGGATGATTCAATAGATAAAGCAGTGAAGCAAGCTCCTAGTGAAGCATCTAAGAATGTTCATGCGATTAGGTCTCCAAATAAGCCACATTGTGACAGTAATAAG ATTGGCGATGTTTCCTACCACAGTAGTAGGGATAAGTCATTGAATGAGAAAGGTGATGATAATAGCCAAAAAACCATTTCCAGATCACCTTCGAGCATGCCAAATGGATCACTGGAGACTGAAGATCCTGAATATGCACCCTgtagaaaatcaaagaagaagcATCTGAAGCGTAAGCCTAACAATATGCCTCTTggcttaaaatcaaaatttttcataGCTTCTCTACTCATGCATGGCAAGAAGAAACGTAAAAGGAGCAAGGAAAAGGATTGTTGTTCATTGGACCTGGGGCCATCTACATGTGAGAAGTTCAGCACAATCACATTAGGTTCGGTTCATGGGAGGAAAAGGACAGCTGATGATAGTACTCAGAAAAATGGTGACAATAGTGCCAGTTCCTTGATGAATACCGTAGATGTAGCATCTAAAGAGAGGATTTGTGAGAATGGTACTGTTCTTGCTACTGATCAACATGTAGGCAGCAGTTCTGGCTCAGTCTCAGAAGCAAACCGGCATAACTCAAGAGAAACTGATTCTTTGAAACATAGCAAAACAGGTGCATCGGCTCATAGGCACGTGCTTACCCAATGTATAGGGGAGGCAGTTG TTCCTAGATGGGATGATATAGGCTTAACCTCACCCATGCAGACTGCAGAATCAAATGGTATAGATGGTCTTGAAATTGGATATGTACCGGATGAATG GGATGAGGAGTATGACCGTGGTAAGAGGAAGAAGATAAGACAAAATAAGCATCAGTTTGGTGGTCCAAATCCTTTCCAACAAATTGCTACCAAGAAAACACAGTTAAAGAAGGCCAAATTGGACCGTTCTAGCTCTGGAAACCGACCATTCAGGATATGA
- the LOC108473369 gene encoding ubiquitin carboxyl-terminal hydrolase 23 isoform X2 — MEATVISCSELRIEAETEECSDLGNFSSASGSTSVGLSKRRIVFHPARKPLNGFNGCADEDFKIETLNPGTDPKRVNGVRPAQVGATGWKVDASDIWENGLDPVLSLRTTFRKIGAGLENLGNTCFLNSVLQCLTYTEPLVAYLQSGKHQNSCHIAGFCALCAIQKHVSRALKSTGRILAPNDLVSNLRCISRNFRNSRQEDAHEYMVNLLESMHKCCLPSGVPSESPRAYEKSLVHKIFGGRLRSQVKCLQCSYCSNTFDPFLDLSLEIVKADSLLKALKNFTTAELLDGGERQYQCQRCKQKVRAIKQLTVYNAPHVLTIHLKRFQAHNLGQKIERKVEFGPTIDMKPFVSGSNEGYLKYTLYGVLVHRGWSTHSGHYYCFVRTSSGMWYTLDDNRVFQVSEKTVLEQKAYMLFYVRDRRNTAPKNSVDILQRDNVKASVDGKSIFNQNPGEHVQTGPIQNKLSAAVPQKDIINGGLSKETIMKEVPSQQNNVQLMEEGLVLKKEAILPSFNVPLLKDSSKASVSNLIHGENLQPSAGSVVGNVASSNIENPTVSTGAKDSNESGNCKREFGVPVMVPPNCGGLLKSCTDKIVAKETLQKINLASNIKVSNTVTLDDSIDKAVKQAPSEASKNVHAIRSPNKPHCDSNKIGDVSYHSSRDKSLNEKGDDNSQKTISRSPSSMPNGSLETEDPEYAPCRKSKKKHLKRKPNNMPLGLKSKFFIASLLMHGKKKRKRSKEKDCCSLDLGPSTCEKFSTITLGSVHGRKRTADDSTQKNGDNSASSLMNTVDVASKERICENGTVLATDQHVGSSSGSVSEANRHNSRETDSLKHSKTGASAHRHVLTQCIGEAVVPRWDDIGLTSPMQTAESNGIDGLEIGYVPDEWDEEYDRFEGFKSLIMLGLIF; from the exons ATGGAAGCAACGGTAATTAGTTGCTCGGAATTGAGAATCGAAGCTGAGACTGAGGAGTGTTCGGATCTTGGGAACTTTTCATCGGCTTCAGGTTCTACTAGTGTTGGCCTGTCTAAGAGAAGGATCGTATTCCATCCAGCGAGGAAGCCCCTTAATGGGTTTAATGGTTGTGCGGATGAGGATTTTAAAATCGAGACTCTAAACCCTGGGACGGATCCGAAGCGGGTAAATGGGGTGCGGCCGGCTCAAGTGGGTGCTACAGGATGGAAGGTTGACGCATCTGATATTTGGGAGAACGGGTTGGATCCAGTTCTCAGTTTGAGGACTACTTTTCGCAAAATT GGTGCTGGTTTGGAGAATCTTGGGAACACTTGTTTTCTTAATTCAGTATTGCAATGCCTGACGTACACAGAGCCTTTAGTAGCTTACCTACAAAGTGGCAAGCATCAAAATTCTT GCCACATTGCTGGATTTTGTGCCTTATGTGCTATTCAGAAACATGTTAGCCGTGCTCTAAAATCAACTGGGAGGATATTGGCGCCAAATGATCTTGTCTCAAACCTGCGAT GCATATCTAGAAACTTCCGAAATTCTAGACAGGAAGATGCACATGAGTACATGGTAAACCTGCTGGAATCGATGCACAAGTGCTGCTTACCTTCAGGAGTACCAAGTGAATCTCCTAGGGCTTATGAGAAGAGTTTGGTGCACAAGATCTTTGGTGGTCGCCTTCGTAGTCAG GTGAAATGCTTGCAATGTTCTTACTGCTCCAACACATTTGATCCCTTCCTTGATTTAAGTCTTGAAATAGTTAAGGCAGATTCCTTGCTTAAAGCACTTAAAAACTTCACTACTGCGGAGCTCTTAGATGGAGGGGAGAGGCAATATCAATGCCAGCGCTGCAAGCAGAAAGTTAGGGCTATCAAACAGCTCACAGTTTACAATGCACCGCATGTACTTACAATCCATCTAAAGAGATTTCAAGCACATAATTTGGGGCAAAAGATTGAGAGGAAAGTTGAATTTGGTCCTACCATAGACATGAAGCCTTTTGTCAGTGGTTCCAAT GAAGGATATTTGAAGTACACTCTTTATGGCGTTCTGGTTCATCGTGGATGGAGCACACATTCTGGCCACTATTACTGTTTTGTCCGCACATCAAGTGGCATGTGGTACACCCTTGATGACAACAGG GTTTTCCAGGTCAGTGAGAAGACTGTTTTGGAGCAGAAGGCTTACATGTTGTTTTACGTCCGTGACAGAAGAAATACGGCTCCAAAAAATTCTGTTGATATTCTTCAGAGAGATAATGTAAAAGCAAGTGTGGATGGGAAGTCTATTTTTAATCAGAATCCTGGGGAACATGTGCAAACTGGTCCAATTCAGAACAAGTTATCTGCTGCTGTGCCTCAGAAGGATATCATTAATGGTGGCTTATCAAAGGAGACAATCATGAAGGAAGTGCCATCTCAGCAAAACAATGTGCAACTAATGGAAGAAGGGTTAGTGCTGAAAAAGGAGGCCATTTTGCCCTCTTTCAATGTGCCATTATTGAAGGACTCATCAAAAGCATCTGTTTCAAACCTGATTCATGGTGAAAACTTGCAACCATCAGCAGGTTCTGTGGTTGGCAATGTTGCGAGTTCTAATATTGAAAACCCAACTGTTAGTACTGGTGCCAAAGATAGTAATGAGAGTGGAAACTGCAAAAGGGAATTTGGAGTCCCAGTGATGGTACCACCGAATTGTGGTGGTCTTCTGAAGTCATGCACTGATAAGATTGTAGCTAAAGAGACATTGCAGAAG ATTAATCTTGCTTCAAACATTAAGGTTTCAAACACTGTCACATTGGATGATTCAATAGATAAAGCAGTGAAGCAAGCTCCTAGTGAAGCATCTAAGAATGTTCATGCGATTAGGTCTCCAAATAAGCCACATTGTGACAGTAATAAG ATTGGCGATGTTTCCTACCACAGTAGTAGGGATAAGTCATTGAATGAGAAAGGTGATGATAATAGCCAAAAAACCATTTCCAGATCACCTTCGAGCATGCCAAATGGATCACTGGAGACTGAAGATCCTGAATATGCACCCTgtagaaaatcaaagaagaagcATCTGAAGCGTAAGCCTAACAATATGCCTCTTggcttaaaatcaaaatttttcataGCTTCTCTACTCATGCATGGCAAGAAGAAACGTAAAAGGAGCAAGGAAAAGGATTGTTGTTCATTGGACCTGGGGCCATCTACATGTGAGAAGTTCAGCACAATCACATTAGGTTCGGTTCATGGGAGGAAAAGGACAGCTGATGATAGTACTCAGAAAAATGGTGACAATAGTGCCAGTTCCTTGATGAATACCGTAGATGTAGCATCTAAAGAGAGGATTTGTGAGAATGGTACTGTTCTTGCTACTGATCAACATGTAGGCAGCAGTTCTGGCTCAGTCTCAGAAGCAAACCGGCATAACTCAAGAGAAACTGATTCTTTGAAACATAGCAAAACAGGTGCATCGGCTCATAGGCACGTGCTTACCCAATGTATAGGGGAGGCAGTTG TTCCTAGATGGGATGATATAGGCTTAACCTCACCCATGCAGACTGCAGAATCAAATGGTATAGATGGTCTTGAAATTGGATATGTACCGGATGAATG GGATGAGGAGTATGACCGTTTTGAAGGTTTTAAATCTCTGATAATGCTTGGTTTAATATTTTAA